A window from Oscillatoria sp. FACHB-1406 encodes these proteins:
- the recR gene encoding recombination mediator RecR gives MIYTPPLARLIEQLQKLPGVGPKTAQRLALHILKRSEDEVQALARALVEAKKQVGLCKICFHLSSEPTCEICRNTNRDRATICVVSDSRDIIALEKTREYQGLYHVLGGVISPMDGIGPDQLYIPQLIRRASQPDVNEVIIAISPSVEGETTTLYLGQLLKPFTKVTRIAFGLPMGGDLEYADEVTLARALEGRRELD, from the coding sequence ATGATTTACACTCCTCCCCTCGCTCGTTTAATCGAACAGTTACAAAAACTCCCGGGCGTTGGACCCAAAACTGCCCAACGCTTGGCGCTTCATATTCTCAAGCGTTCGGAGGACGAGGTACAAGCGCTCGCTCGAGCGCTTGTCGAAGCGAAGAAGCAAGTTGGATTGTGTAAAATTTGCTTTCACCTATCGTCAGAACCGACCTGCGAGATTTGCCGCAATACAAACCGCGATCGCGCTACAATCTGCGTTGTTTCCGATTCTCGCGACATTATCGCCCTGGAAAAAACGCGCGAATATCAAGGGTTATACCACGTTCTCGGTGGCGTGATTTCGCCGATGGATGGCATCGGTCCCGACCAACTTTATATCCCCCAACTAATCCGCCGCGCCAGTCAACCGGATGTCAACGAAGTTATTATTGCAATCAGTCCGAGTGTAGAAGGCGAAACAACCACGCTTTATCTCGGTCAACTCCTCAAACCTTTCACGAAAGTTACCCGCATTGCTTTTGGGCTGCCGATGGGTGGCGATTTGGAATATGCGGACGAAGTGACGCTAGCGCGTGCTTTAGAGGGGCGGCGCGAGTTGGACTAG
- the hpnA gene encoding hopanoid-associated sugar epimerase, protein MRAFVTGGTGFVGANVVRSLLQSGYDVKALVRPSSPLNNLQNLEVEIVKGDLNDPELPRLMQGCQVLFHVAAHYSLWQADKEALYRCNVLGTRNILAAARSSGIDRVVYTSSVAAIGVGKDGIPVDETYQSPPEKLIGDYKKSKYYAEREARAAIELGQDIVIVNPSTPIGPWDIKPTPTGEIIVRFLTHKMPAYVNTGLNFIDVRDVARGHILALEKGKTGDRYILGNQNLTLKSLLDRLSQITGIPAPETRVPAWLPVAVAWVDETLLARLGKTPSVPFDGARMSSQLMYYDASKAVRELDLPQSDINIALQDAVAWFQANFVDVPKIHLGD, encoded by the coding sequence ATGCGCGCATTTGTAACTGGAGGAACCGGCTTTGTGGGGGCGAATGTAGTGCGATCGCTCTTACAATCGGGCTACGACGTAAAAGCATTGGTTCGTCCTAGCAGTCCTTTAAATAACCTCCAAAATTTAGAAGTCGAAATTGTTAAAGGCGATCTCAACGATCCGGAATTGCCTCGTTTAATGCAAGGATGTCAAGTCCTTTTCCACGTTGCCGCCCATTATTCCCTTTGGCAAGCGGACAAAGAAGCGCTTTACCGCTGCAACGTTTTGGGAACGCGCAACATCCTTGCTGCCGCTCGCTCATCGGGAATCGATCGCGTCGTTTATACCAGTTCGGTTGCTGCGATTGGTGTCGGAAAAGACGGAATTCCGGTCGATGAAACCTATCAAAGTCCGCCAGAAAAACTGATCGGCGATTACAAAAAATCGAAATACTACGCCGAACGAGAAGCGCGCGCTGCGATCGAATTAGGGCAAGATATTGTCATCGTCAATCCGAGTACGCCCATCGGCCCTTGGGATATTAAACCGACACCCACCGGAGAAATTATCGTCCGCTTTCTGACGCATAAAATGCCCGCCTATGTCAATACAGGCTTAAACTTTATTGACGTTAGAGATGTAGCGCGGGGACATATTTTAGCATTGGAAAAAGGGAAAACGGGCGATCGCTACATCCTCGGCAATCAAAATCTTACCCTCAAATCTCTACTCGATCGCCTGTCTCAAATTACTGGCATTCCTGCCCCCGAAACTCGAGTTCCAGCGTGGCTTCCCGTTGCCGTTGCGTGGGTAGATGAAACGCTCCTCGCCCGTTTGGGAAAAACGCCCTCAGTTCCCTTCGACGGCGCGCGAATGTCATCGCAATTGATGTATTATGATGCGTCTAAAGCAGTACGAGAACTCGATTTGCCGCAGTCAGATATTAATATCGCGCTTCAGGATGCCGTCGCGTGGTTCCAAGCAAATTTCGTGGATGTTCCCAAAATTCACCTCGGCGATTAA
- a CDS encoding histidine triad nucleotide-binding protein produces MSDTIFGKIIRKEIPADIVYEDDLALAFNDINPQAPTHILVIPKQPIPRLSEATSEDHKLMGHLLLTAKRVAEQAGLSNGYRLVINNGEDGGQTVDHLHLHILGGRSLRWPPG; encoded by the coding sequence ATGAGCGATACTATTTTTGGCAAAATTATCCGCAAAGAAATTCCTGCCGATATTGTCTACGAAGATGACCTCGCCCTCGCCTTCAACGATATTAATCCTCAAGCCCCGACGCATATCCTCGTCATTCCCAAACAGCCGATTCCTCGCCTTTCGGAAGCCACCTCTGAAGACCACAAACTCATGGGACATCTCCTGCTGACGGCTAAGCGCGTCGCCGAACAAGCGGGACTGAGTAACGGCTATCGTTTAGTGATTAATAATGGCGAAGATGGCGGGCAAACGGTAGACCACCTCCATCTTCACATTCTCGGCGGGCGATCGCTGCGTTGGCCGCCCGGTTAG